The following nucleotide sequence is from Eschrichtius robustus isolate mEscRob2 chromosome 10, mEscRob2.pri, whole genome shotgun sequence.
ttttctccttagataTATTAATATGGTAAACTTTGTTTATGGATTTCCTAATATGGAATATATTCCTggagtaaatcccacttggttatggttttgttttgttttagttgtcAAAAagtttttttgaggtatagttgatttacagtattatgttTTAGGTATACAATATACTGgttaacagtttttaaaagttatattctatttatagttattataaaatattggttatattccctgtgctatacaatatatccttttcttgtttttgtttttgtttttggccacggcatgtgggatcttagttcctcatcagggatcgaacccatgccccctgcagtggaagcgcagagtcctagccactggactgccggggaagtccctgtacaatatatccttgtagtgtatttattttatacataatagtttgtaccttttaatcccctacctctatcttgcccctcccccttccctccccttactggtaaccactagtttgttctctacatttgtttcttttttgttatattcactagttgttTTAtagtttagattctacatataagtgatatcatatagtatttgtctttctttgacttatttcactaagcataatacctttcaggtccatccatgttgcagatggcaaaatttcattcttttctatggctgagtaatattccactgtatatatacaccacatcttatttatccattcatttgttgatggactcttaggttgcttccatatcttggcaattgtaaataatgctgctatgaacattggggtgcatatatctttttgaattttttcatttagAATTGCCAGATCATACAGTagttagttctattttcagttttttgaggaacctccatactgttttccacagtggctgcaccaatttacattcccaccaacagtgtaggagggttcccttttctccatatcctcactaacatttgttctttgtggtctttttgatgatggccattcagacagCTGTGAGgttgtacctcattgtggtttttatttgcatttctctgatggttgaccatgttgagcgtcttttcatgtgcctttcggccatctgtgtgtctttggaaggtatgttattttttttttagcgtGGTATTGGACCCTGGTAATACTTTATTTGGGACTTTCATTAATGTTCAAAGGAGACACAAACTTTCTTTTGTGCTATTTAGCAGCATTATGTTTGGTTCATGTGAGAATCAAAACCAAAAGTGtgaaaatttttcttcattttctcttgaaaaatttaTATGCCGTTTGGATTATCTTCTCATTCAagatttggtaaaaaaaaaaaaaaaatctcctgtgaGACTATCTGGGCCTGATatatttttgaatgatggttcCGTGTTAACTTTCTCTATATTTTTCTATGGAAGTTGGTTTGTTTATGCTTTATGTCTCTACTGGGgtcaattttgttttcctttttctttcttcttttttttttttggccacgccaggcggcatgcgggatcctccgcgccccctgcagtggaagtgtgaagtcttaaccactggaccaacagggaaggcCTGGGGTCAATTTTGGTGAATCGTATTTTCCTAGGCAGCTATTCATTTCATctacattttgaaatttatttgccCAAAGATGTGTAAAGTCActttgatataaaaaaaaaaattttttttctctaatagttaTTTCCCTTTTATCATGTTTTACTTTGTATACTTATGCAAGTATACAatattttttatgtctttttccttAATTAGGTTagttagtagtgtgtatatttcatttcttttaaagaagcagggttttaattttttattataggcATGTGGTTTCTGTTCTCCACCTCATCAACCTCTCCTTTTATCTTTGTTGTTTCTCTCCATGtgcctcctttgttttttttctagcaTTTTGAGTTGGGAATACAATGCACTTACCTTTATTACTTTGTATTAAGTGCTTTTATGTCTGAATTTTTCTCTGATTTAAGCACACTTTTAGGTTCTGATATGtagtaatttcattttcatttttatgaagaaaTTCTATGATTTGAGTTTGTATTTCCCCTTTTACCCAAGTGTGGTTTAGTAGAAGGTTCTAAAATTTCTAGGTGGAAGCAATTTTTCGTATTTTGACcacattattaattttgttttatcgCATTGTGATCAGTGTTGCTTGTCCTGTTTCTGCTTTATGGAACTTTGTGACTTCTTGTTGCCCAGCGTGGTTGTTCAGTTCATGCTGCACATGCACCTGAGTAGTGGATGTGCTGTTACTGGGTGGTGGGAAGGCTGCTGTGTCCACCTGGGCCGCGAGCGGGTGCTGCCACTGGTTGGATGTACGGCTACAATGCGCCTTTATTGTCCCAGCGACCCCCGCCTCCCGGTACCCCAGCGTGCACCGCATGGAGTGGGGAGGGCTCCTGGGAGCTTCCTTCGGCGGTGGTGCCAGGGCGCCTCTCTGCTCTCAGGGGAAGCTTGGTGTCCAGCTCCTCTCTGGAGCTGCCTCTGCTCAGGCAAAGCCCTGGGTTACGGAGGAGGATCTCCAGGGCCCTGGTTGTATCCTTGGTGTGTTTCCTGATGCCAGCTGCAGCCTTTCCGCATCACTGCTTTTTCTGGTTGTGGTTCAGATTCTGATCACATTCCAGAGTGCAGTGGCAATTGATCCCTGCACTTGGGAGGTGGCAGTGGCATCCAGGCTAACTGAAGACTGAATGGCCGGCCACTGGGCCTGCCGGCTGGTGACAGTTTTCTAAGCCCGCATCCCCAGCTCACTGGCCACTCGTTTTCTGAGGCTGCTCTTGCCAGCCTCGGCCTTGCCCTGGACCCTTGACCACCTCAGGTTTGGTGacacctcatttctttttctggtcgCATATTACTTTCTCAGCTGTGTTCTGTCCAGAATAAGGCCGGGCCTTTGCCCGTCCTGCCCTCCGTCTTCAGAGTTGCCATAGCAACTCACCATAAGGAAAGCTGCTCACGCTTCAACTCTTCAGTGAGTTACTCCCTTTCCAACTCAAGTCCAAACTCTCTAATGCAGCACGCCGAGCTCTGCATGACAGGACCCTTCTGACGTGTCGCTAGTTCCTAATGACACCTCAGCCACGTCCACTCACGTGTGGTTCCTCACACACGCCAGGGTCTTTCCACCTCTGTGCTTTACACGTGCTGTTCCCTTCATTTCTCATACACCCCTTTCCCTCCATTTGGGTCACtcgtttttcctttgcttttaagtCTTAACAAGAAGCTTCTGCCAAGTCCTAAGGGTTcaggttcgggttcgggttcgggttagctctgtagggttagggttagggtttagggttagggttagctctGTAGGGTTGTGGTacagggtagggttagggtacgggttaggttatgggttagggttagggtacgggttagggtacgcgttggggttagctCTGTAGTGCAGGCTGACTCCTCTCTCAGGAACACAGAGTGCATTCCCTGCAGGATAATGGTCTGTGCTTCTCTGCCTGTCTGTCCGCATATTGACAGTCCTCTGCGTGACACACAGTGGTTGCTCTTGGCACACTGTTTCACTTCGAGGGTGGGTAGGGCCATGGGTGGGGCTGATGAGATCAACCTTGGGTAAGTTTCCCGTGTCCTCCTGTCTCTCTCCAGAGGAGAATCAGGAAGTGCTCCCAGTCACTCTGTCCTACACCTTGCCCAACTCGCTGGTGTATGGAGTCGACTGGTCCTGGCTGTACTTCCGCCGCTTGCCGCAGACCCATCCGTCATTCTGCTTGGGGTCCTCTCCTGGCAGCGACCCAGGAGGCAAAACAGCAGACCCAGTCTGTTCCCTGAAGGATGCGGCCCAGTCGTCAGCACCCTGTTTTGAGCGTTTAGCTGATGCTGATGGAGAGGGTGGTACCAAACACCAGAGTGGAGGCAAGCTGAAGACTCCTCTCCAGCCCTTTGCAGAGGACAAGGACGGCGGCTGGCTGCATGCCTCAGGGGTCCAGATCTGTGAGCGTGGCCACTCTCTGGAGGCAGCTGACTCTGACGTCAGCCTTGTAGCCACTTGCTCCTTTTATGATCATGTTCTTCACCTCTGGAAGTGGGAGAACAGCTGAGCTAGGGCAGTTACTTGGTTTGACATCATAAAGACCATTTCCACCAATAAAACCAAGAGTATGTCTTTATCTTTTCTGAGAATGAAGTGTCCTCAGACCATCTCACTGAGATTCTGGTTGCATGCAGTTTTTCTGTATAGGGCTCAGTGCATCTTATGGAATCTCCAGGTAGGCAGTCAGGAAAGCTGCTGGCCTCTTAAATAAAGCTTATCTGCTGGGGCCCTTCAAAATGGTGATTCGGTGGCAGCAGGGGCCAGGGTGTGAGTGGGGCATGGTTCCCAGCTCCGTCTTGTCAGTTTCCTGCGTTTCTGACTTTCAGTTCTTCATACTTATTTAAGCAACTATTTATGTTAACTAAAaggagtggctttttttttttttaagctacttTAAAACACCAGAAGTAGTTTTATATGAACATTAAAAAAGCTCATGTCATGGCACCAGAAGTGCTTGTATAGCCTCCTGTGCAGATAAGCAAAAAGAAGCGTATACACGTTCTGAGTTGCTTTAGCATGTCATGAACTTGAAATATGTTGTCATATGCTGAATTAGTGATACTTCCTCACTGTGGCTTCAGTAAACCAAGTAGCTTCCAAACCTGGACACGGTTTAACTCCAGGAACATAACTGGGTTTGTGACTGATCTGACTCCCATAGATCAGTTCCGCCTTGCCTCTCTGGAAGGAGCAGATGTTGAAGTATAGGCCACTGTGGAATCTGTCGCTCCTCAGCATCCACTAATAAATACAATAGATAGGTGTTGTGCGTCAGAAAACACAAACCTCTATCCTTTGCTTTCTTATTGTCTGATGGTACAACACTGTGTGCCAGTACAGGTCAGAATGTGTTAATGTTGAACCTTCCTCCAGAGTTTACTTTGGGATATTTCACTTAAGGGTCAGTTAAATATGAAACAGAATTAGAATCTGAGGGATTATGCACTGAAACAGGAAAACACAAGGAGGAAGGAGACTATAGATTACTAGGGAAATACGAGTTTGGCATCAACTTCCTGTGTGGTCTTATCTTTAGGTTTACCCCAAGGGGGGCTGTCTCACCTGACTCCCCAAAATAAGCTGCTTTGGAACCCATAAATATTCTCATTGGTGGTTCCTTGGGGTGAATTGTGGGGGATGAATTAACCAGTGCTGTCATGTGGCTGGATCTGCCTTGTGAATTCTCTTTCTCCTGCAAGCTAAGCCACATGTTCTTGCCTACTTCCCAGAACCTGTTGGTTGGGGTTCTGGTTTGGCTGGAACCTGAGAACTTCGCCTCGGTCACTACGCCCTAGCCTGTTACATAGCACACTTTCCTTTTCAAAATGACCAGTTGCCCCGAACAACACTGTAGGGTAGCCAAGGTCTTTAATAGAAGCGAAACGAGGGCAACGCCTCCCCACCCGCCACCCGGGAACTAGGCTCGGCGAGGATAGGTGGAAGTCCTCAGTCGCAGGCACAcctggccgccgccgccgccgccgccgactGCTCCTAGCGCGGGAAGTTCTTGGGGTACAGCTGGAAGAGCTTGCCTTCCTGCGTGGGCTCAAAGCCGTACTTGTCCAGGCGCTCAGGGTCGAAAGTCCCGGCCTTGAAGTCCTTCTCGATAGCAGGTGCCGCTGTCTCCAGAAAGAGCTGCTTGGCCGTCAGGGGAGCTTCTGTGCCCTCCGGGGCGCGGTAGTTCACGTACGGCTTGAGCCTGAAGCCGGCCAGATCGGGGACCACCAGCTCCGGGACCATTTCCTTGACCTGCACGAACCTGCCGTCGCGGCCGTGGAAGCCGATGCCCTTGGCGCCGCGGCTCTTGTAGAAGGTGCGCGGGCCCCGCTTGCTGGTCCACTTGCTCATTCGGTCGGCGCCCCGCACCAGGGCGCGAGCCGCCCCGCTCAGGAGGCCCATGCCGGGGCCCGAACGACGCGAACGCTCTCCGACTCCCGGGCACAGCCACGCGGCCCCCGGCACCGCAGTGCTCCGCTTCCGGCGCCCACGGCAGCTTCCGACACCGCCTGGCCCCCGCGCCAGAGCAAGAGCAGCTCCGATTGGCTGCGGCGCGTCCAATGTGCAGCCTTGGCCCTGCGGGGCGGCGGGACCTGTGGGGGCCTGGCCAATGCTCGGGGAGATCCCGCGTCCGGGCGGGGCGTCGGGAGCGCGGCCGTGTGGGGCGGAGCTTCGAGGCGAAGTGCCGGTCGCCGTGAGTGCGGACGTTAGGGGCGGGGCTTCGGGAGGAGTGACGGGAGTGCCGAGTGTCGGGGGCGGGGCGTCAGGGTGGAGTGACGGGAGCGCGGGCGTCGGGAGCGCGCGGTCCCGGTGAGTCGCCGCCGAGCGCCCCGAAGTGGTAGGCCTGGGGGTCCGGTTCTGTGAGCAGAGGtagccatcccctcccccagccatcgCCGGGACGTACACTGCCCCACAGGGCTGTCGCCGGCGACGCACCTCAACCCAACTGCCCCCAACCCCTACGGCCCCCAACCCGACGCCTCCCAACCCCACTGCCCCCAACCCCGACTGACCTCAACCCCGACTGCCCCCGACCCCGATGCCCCTCAACCCGACTCCCCTGCAGCTGGACGCCCCCCAACCTGACTGCCCTCAACCCGACGGCCCCATAATCACTGCTCTCCAGCCCTGCACCCTAACCTCCACGCCCCCCTAACCACCATCTTCCTAACCTCGATGCCCCCAACCGCGCCGCCCCCGGCCCCCCAGTTCCCCTGCgctctgtctccttccctcccgcCCCCTGCGCTGTGTAGCATGTGCAGCAGCTGAAGGCGGTTCGGTTGTGTGGCAGGTGCCGGGGGCTTGAGCTCTGTCGCCTGAAAGCCTGGGGGGCGTGGGGAGACCGCCCTGGTCAGGGCTGCGCCGCAGAGCTGGGGTCACGGCGCTGCTGGTCCTTGAGGAGACATCTGAGAAGAAAGGGTTTCCCACGGGGCCAGCAGGGACCTTTGACCAGTGAGCAGATGCAGGTGACCCTGCGCCTGCCTCTCCCGGTGGGATTTCGGAAGAGACAACCCTCTCTTACTGTTGCCCTTCtaagggacctgggagccacaGGGTGAAGGCCCTAGACGGGGCTCCTCCCTGCGGCACAGAGGCCAGGTGCGCAGGGCTGGTCCTCAAGTTCACCACACCCCAGACCAGCACAGCCACCTCCAGGGCTCAGCCACACTGCGGGGGAAATCCTGTGCACAGGCCACTAGGGAGGGTCTGGCTCACAGCCTGCAGTGgccacacacccctccccaggGTGCTGGAAATCCCTGCTGCACTAGGCCTTTGCCCAGCTGCCCACACTTGCCCTCGACTGGCTGGGAGAGGAGCCCGGGACTTGGCTGCAGTTCTAGGTTCCTGGGCAGCCACACGAGGGCTGTTTACAGAGAGGGAAGGGGCTCCGATTGCTTGTGAAAAGAGCTTCTCGCCATGGAGAACACAGTTTTTCATCAGGGTTTTCCTGTCAATAGAAACGTAATTTAACGTGTACAGGAacctggggaagggctgggaggcgCTGCGTTGCACGTGAGCTTGAGGTGGTGGAACGTGTGCCCTCCTTGGAACCAGTCCCTCTTCTTTTGTTTCACTTGTAGCCATGGAGTAAGAGGAGGACGCCGGCCCAGAGGTACAGAACCTGAGGATTCCAGTGAGGAATCAGAGCCTTAAAATTCCCAGTTATGGCCACTTCTGGGCAAGGAGAAAGGGTCCTTTTAACATCTGCCCCGCGGCAACTCCTTGAAGCCTGCTGCATGTGGGGGTGGTGTGTGGGGCCTGTTTTCCCCTTGTCAGGGCTGaggccctccctcctcttccccaagGTCACTCTTCTGAGTTCCTGCTTCCCCTTAGGAAGTCTGCTTGCTTTGACTTAGGGCCTTCTACCCGTGGAACATATATAGCCACATTACAAGGGCCTTTATCTCTAAACCAGGAATTTAGAtgcattaaaacaacagtgaaaagctgggaagtctgagatgCCTAACCACCAGAGACTGTACAATAGGCCTGGGGCATCCCCGTGACCCTTGCCGTGCGCAGCCCTGGCTGCCCCCCGGGGTGGCTGAGCTCGGAGGGACACGCCTAGGAGGAGGGTGCTCGTCCTCCTGGTGGACGTGGGCCGAGCACGCGGTCTGGGCCAGCAGGGCCCGGACGCCTCACTGTGAAGCGGAAGCTCCCACTGCTTCCATCCGCCTCCTGAGCTGAGTTCAAAGGGTTGAGTTTTCTGAATCACTTCCTTATCCTGTCTTGATGCAACATTCTGCTTTTGAAATGCTTTTCTGAGTGCATTGATTTCCTTGGGTTTTCTGGCATCGAAGCTGTGTGTGATCCTGGCTCTGAAGGACCAGGCAAGCTGCTTTGGTCCTTGGCACTTGTGTAGAAACTTGAAAGGATTAACAAGTCCCCCCACCACTCCCCCAAACCCATCCTGTTCCTGGCTGCTTGGAAGGAGGTATGTGGGTACCGGGAGGAATGGAGTGTAGCTACTTGTTTGGCTGGTTTCTTCAGCTTTGGGGGGAATCTGCCAGCATCCTGTGTATGGGCGGCCCCAGCTGTCTGCCCACTCACCATTCCACACTcactgttctctcttttttctaataaatttatttatttatttttggctgcattgggtcttcattgctgtgcccgggctttctctagttgcagcgagcgggggctactcttcgctgcgatgcgcgggattctcattgcggtggcttctcttgttgtggagcacgggctctaggcgcgcgggcttcagtagttgtggtgcacgggcttagtagttgtggctcgcgggctttagagtgcaggctcagtaggtgtggtgcacgggcttagttgctccgcagcacgtaggatcttcccggaccaggtctcaaacccgtgtcccctgcactggcaggcggagtcttaaccactgtaccaccagggaagtccctcactgttCTCTCttaccttcctttctctctccctggggtctgggcTTCTGCAGCCCCTTGTTAACTCCCTCCCTGGGAGCCCTTCTCTGCTGTGAGCTGGTATTTAATGTTCTCAAAATCCAGTTGGCTCCTTAGGGTTTCCCAGCACTGCTGCCGTGTGGGCTTCTGTCTGCCCCGAGGCCAGCAGCACGTGGTTCTGTTGGTGATGAGAGGGCACTGCGAGGTGGCCTTTGTACCCACTGTGGCCAGCCGGGCTTGCATCCTGAGGAGCAGGAAAGCTGAGGATTTCGGATTCAGATGCGTTAACGATGCCTGGAGCATTTGTTGTCAACGCAGCACAGCTGCTGGCCCTGCCCAGCCATGCTGTGGGTGGCCCCGCTCCAGAGCAGGTGGGCTCCGGGGACCTCAGCATCCTGGAAGGTCGCTTCTTTCTGGAGGTCTCCAGGGCTGCCGACTTGTCGCTGACCCACAGCTCCGTTGTCACTCCTGGGGAGCCAGGGCCGTGCCCATCCTGGCCCTTCCTGACTGCAGCCTCCTCCCCTAGGCGGGCTTCTGCCTGGCCACCCTTCGGCCCTGGGGTCTGCCGCTGACAGAGCAGCGTTCTCAGTCCACCTCGGTAACCACCTTCCTGCCCCCGGCTAACGGGCAGGCCCCGGAATCAGTGGCCTGTTGCCCCCTTGGCTGCCCGGGGTCCGTTGTGTCCACCCTGTGTTTGGGCTTGGGAGGCGCCTCATGGCGCCTTGCTGACGGGTGCGCTCTCTGTGACCTCGCCCAGCTGATGGGTGTTGCAGCTGGAATCCTCCTGGCCCTGGCCCTCGTTGGCGCGACCATCTTCTTTGTGTCTAGAAGGGTTAACCGATTCCGTGAGTATCTTGCTTCAGACTTTGGCCCTAGGGGGACGGGGAGGAGGGCTTGAAAGGGTCGGGGAGGCGCGGGTGTTTTGAGCTCCTGGGAGCAGCTCTCAAGCCCGCGGTGGCTTTTGTTGGAAACTGCTGGCCTGTCCGTGAGGCTGAGCTCGTCGGATCCATGGAATTCGAGTCTGTTCTGACCTTCCTTGGCTCACGTTTCCAAGACGAGTGAAGTCCCGCTTCCTCTGCAAGGGTCTGTCGCAGCCCTGGGACGAGGTGCTGTGTgactgggggcggggcgggggcaggaCGAGCTCAGTGTGTACGCGGGGCTGCCTCCTCGCGGGTCCCAGCCGTGCTCAGGCAGCCCCTTGGCTCCCCTTGCAGGACAAGTGCAGCCCACTCCTCAGTACAGGTTCCGGAAGAGAGACAAAGTGATGTTCTCCGGCAGGAAGATCACGAGGAAGGTGACTCGCGCTGCAGGCCCAGGCCTCCTGCCCCTCAGAGGTGTGGGCACCAGCCGGCCTGCGCCTGGGCGCTGCGCAGGGGCTCTGGGGCTCGGGGAAGGTCTGGGGAGGGCACGGCTGGGCGGAGGCATTTGGGGAGGAGGCCCCGTCACCGCGTGAGGTGGACGTGACCTGGAAAGGAGGACAGAAGCCCCTCCCTGGAGCGTCCCTGGAGTGTGGGGGGCAGAGGGTCCTGGCTCCGGTGCTGAGATTGGTGGTCCGCCCAGGATTTGGGGCCAGGCCCCGCGAGGGGGAAACTGCAAGGCCTCACTTGCCGGTGTCAAGACCCCCCTGGGGAGCGGCATCcgcgcccagccccgccccctgctCCCCGCGAGGGCAGGAGGCCTCGGCACACTGCCGGAGGCTGTGCTTCAGAGGCACACTTGAAGCCTTTGCtgatgtttaaaaatatcttctcttTGTTACTTTTCTCGAGTTACACAATTGATTCGTGTCTTCGTGGAAACACTTGAACTGCCGCTCGGGGGTCACGTGGGCGCCCTCACGTGGCTCTTCCTCCTCAGTGTCAGGCGCTGTGAGAGGGCGGGTCGGCTGGGGCCGCTCTGGCGGGCGGGCTGGCGCGCAGGGCCACGTGGAGTGGCTCCCGGCAGGTCTCAGAGACACCCATGCGTGTGTGGTTGGGTGCGGGGCTGTCCGCTGGTGGTCCTGCTGAGGACCGGGCAGCGGCAAGCTGGCCCTGGGCTACGGACAGGAACGTGGTCCGGTGAGGCCAGGACacctgggagggaaggaggagttgTGCTGACCGCCCACCGACAGCCACAGCTGACACCGTGGGGCAGATGCAGCTCGGGAGCTGAGGGGCAGCAGGGGGCAGTGGCTGCCCGAGGAGGCTGGCCGCTGCCCGGCTAGGAGCCGGGCCCTCTGCACTCCTCGGCACCGCTGTTTGGGGCAGCCCAGTGGGCCTCGACTGTGGGGGAGGCTGAAGAGCCTCCAGACCGGGAGGACTGGGCAGGCACTCGGGTTGTCGTGTGTGCCAGCACGACAGGCGTGGGGTGGAGAGCGTCAGCCTTCTAGGCAGGGGGGACGCAGGGCTGAGGACTCAGAGCTCTCAGAGCATGGGCTGTCTGGGGACGTGGCCGTGCGGTATCGCTGTCATCAGCACCAAGGATGGTTCCCTGTGTCCTGGGCAGGTGAGCAGGGTGGGGCCGGACCGGGAGGCTGGTGTCAGGCTTCAGGCAGGCCAGGTCCTGAGGGCTGGGACCGACCCTGAGGCTGAGAGCTGGATCCACCGGCTGCAGGGTCCAGACGTGGCCTCCCCCTTTCACTCTGCAGGTGG
It contains:
- the MRPL41 gene encoding large ribosomal subunit protein mL41; this encodes MGLLSGAARALVRGADRMSKWTSKRGPRTFYKSRGAKGIGFHGRDGRFVQVKEMVPELVVPDLAGFRLKPYVNYRAPEGTEAPLTAKQLFLETAAPAIEKDFKAGTFDPERLDKYGFEPTQEGKLFQLYPKNFPR